From Schizosaccharomyces pombe strain 972h- genome assembly, chromosome: II, the proteins below share one genomic window:
- the fab1 gene encoding 1-phosphatidylinositol-3-phosphate 5-kinase Fab1, with the protein MSEVETPTAASPTFPVETSHRLDTLHTSSTEQIIKDSENVVHTTLKLPTSTLSREFWMKDERTNNCSLCETEFTLFRRKHHCRICGKIICKYCLKEAPGFIFRLQGSIKVCRPCASILVNNYSRSQLFNHSLNESKNRDLTEQHPFVTLDELNSNDQVLSSFGDLSSTFEMPNNIHPPEVAPMIAIPSSRSNYDSPGWAHHSIFLDWSKRNLDSNVINVEDSESGKYNALTITNSYDAGPSSVSTDYRPVNFGKVPSYSKLRKNKAFSSAKVSDMYLSADERNRLEDFSKGDRGLSFVNLSPNIKATSYDRLSTVINEPFISRSSSLTDERGLADSGNSYHHFSDSDDESLFNDGLGLSFHANSAIIKQRQQNVASIQRYGNESYLSNFLKAFLPKTVCDYLFPSSTIPDGLPALIENFNARVDKVNHPGGTEEPLPYQGKSRASSVVTSSKSTCILPPWILFSDSFNQLVCTFLGKLLFQMLNDEGVDSPMQWVLCLPKILLKMALDLGPDIRSGDDIDVRSYVKIKKIPGGSIQDCFLVNGVLFSKKASSKSMDRSLRRPRIALLTFSLDYACDEQRILSLDLIISQQEEYIINLVNRICMLKPNLVFAQGQIPSIALKYFEEHGVIAFHGLKESVLYDIARCCRADIISSIDKLSLCPRLGTCGRFQLRTYVVDENKGLRKTFAILDRCSERLGCTIVLRGADYNQLSKVKKIVELVVLIAYHIKLECALLRDKFVNMPELFETTYQSLSRKSLPSFASTAADKEKSQNHEKKSLNSDNQSLRPLENENQSVSSTQGSNSPLELINNLPASDDYSSITKALKTRFLTFSPFLSKPLPRLLNQVNYYQFIRNKLLKDVKLHPYSPTGSFVMKQSENDNVEESYEESYKFFCIDERYHFLEKQWTLYYSHSKLMFSPFSSQRIILLYSIINKETSVPCIGPERCLLEFYRETDCTLGQYIEDSCLNTNVSCGGEYCKTNDMLWHYRSYVHGNSRISVFLESFSCPVPGLEEKIIMWSYCKFCKKNTHITVMSEETWKYSFGKYLEFMFYNSQIRDRFEFCDHSVMAQHVHYFGYCNMALRFQRDLIEIFELFVPSVTLRNNPSYIKELKEKEYKRLKGVIEKCLSSVASRINQIKCDWVTDPEKFESCTSEISKFRTLLSSDYTELYSEFDSIYLNSSTSDYLSLNSILRVLQGKMVKWEQRFLDYQRLYLPSYKELSKIAAAQIKKVFLERPLSQTPLDLPETLENTQIDIYPSFKTESTDDQLEKVTQTNVASNKRVAPYADSMANVGSPESDCFSVATSSDIPKANIDFTNDISTQNTFPASPVSNSGFSRQTYPNISQRQGVNMLSHKRKSASTSDRRFVNASSTSGMNMPISSSISAKISSIQNSTKYSPRKPIPAKDVRVSSLVRRFEELSLQLQEKQKRDEELIKARRKRALPVVPSKPVVEVFNDLNEAFDDENSEDENGINDTKENRATESNFSGVDSMSKERENVSSNEDNSPEAFEDIFGILFKNESGLEEQQNLEPSSQMDKEGSKLPTSGPLADKTSVYRILSAFWNEWNSLNPPPFEFPLQPTEHMFSDSNVIIREDEPSSLISFTLSSPDYLSKMVEIEDSMDEALTNQGLQGSTQFKIENLMLKPTGTHLKYQFEEGSARLSCKVFFAEQFSALRRACGCEETFVTSLARCSLWESSGGKSGSAFLKTFDKKYILKVLSRLESDSLLNFAPAYFDYISKVFFHELPTALTKIFGFYRVDIRNPTTGTICKTDIMIMENVFYDECPSRIFDLKGSMRNRHVESTGKVDEVLLDENLVELIYESPIFVSEQLKSLLHSCLWNDTLFLSKLNIMDYSLIVGIDYTKKELYVGIIDFIRTYTWDKKLESWVKEKGLVGRGPEPTIVTPKQYKNRFRKAMDCYILASQDFETGEGFKFCE; encoded by the coding sequence ATGTCAGAAGTCGAAACGCCTACCGCAGCCTCGCCCACTTTTCCTGTTGAAACCTCTCACCGTTTAGATACTTTGCATACATCAAGCACAGAGCAAATCATTAAAGATTCCGAGAATGTTGTCCACACTACGTTGAAATTGCCGACTAGTACGTTGTCGCGCGAATTTTGGATGAAAGATGAAAGAACAAACAACTGTTCATTATGTGAGACGgaatttactttatttcGAAGGAAACATCATTGTAGAATATGTGGGAAAATTATCTGCAAATATTGCTTAAAAGAAGCTCCTGGATTTATCTTTCGTCTCCAAGGATCGATCAAAGTGTGTCGTCCATGTGCTTCAATTTTAGTTAATAATTATTCTCGAAGCCAGCTATTCAATCATTCATTAAACGAATCCAAAAATAGAGATCTTACGGAGCAACATCCGTTTGTTACACTGGACGAACTTAATTCGAATGATCAAGTACTATCATCATTTGGAGATTTAAGTAGCACATTTGAGATGCCTAATAATATTCATCCTCCTGAAGTTGCTCCAATGATAGCTATTCCCTCTAGTCGCTCGAATTATGATTCTCCTGGTTGGGCTCACCATTCCATCTTTCTTGACTGGAGCAAAAGGAATTTAGATTCGAATGTTATAAATGTTGAAGATTCCGAAAGTGGTAAATATAATGCTTTAACCATTACAAATAGTTACGATGCTGGTCCTAGCTCTGTTTCCACAGATTATCGTCCCGtcaattttggaaaagtaCCTTCATACTCAAAGTtaagaaagaataaagcGTTTTCCTCAGCGAAAGTCTCTGATATGTACTTGTCGGCTGATGAAAGAAACCGGCTCGAGGATTTTAGCAAAGGCGACAGAGGCCTTTCATTTGTTAACCTTTCTCCAAATATAAAAGCAACGTCTTACGATCGATTGAGCACAGTAATAAATGAACCCTTTATTTCAAGAAGTTCTTCCTTGACTGATGAACGGGGTTTGGCCGATTCGGGCAATTCCTATCATCATTTCTCCGACTCCGACGATGAATCACTATTCAATGATGGATTGGGCCTTTCTTTTCATGCCAATAGTGCAATTATTAAGCAACGCCAGCAAAATGTTGCATCAATTCAGCGTTACGGTAATGAAAGTTacttatcaaattttttaaaagcttttcttCCGAAAACGGTTTGCGACTatctttttccttcttctacTATTCCCGATGGACTTCCCGctttaattgaaaacttCAATGCGCGAGTTGATAAGGTGAATCATCCCGGTGGAACAGAAGAGCCTCTTCCTTACCAGGGAAAGTCGCGTGCTTCTTCTGTAGTTACCTCTTCCAAAAGCACATGTATTTTACCACCTTGGATTCTCTTCTCTGATTCATTTAATCAGCTTGTATGTACTTTTCTGGGAAAATTACTCTTTCAAATGCTAAATGATGAGGGTGTGGATTCGCCTATGCAATGGGTACTTTGTCTCccaaaaattcttttaaaaatggcTTTGGATCTAGGTCCTGATATTCGCTCTGGTGATGATATTGATGTCCGCAGCtatgtaaaaataaaaaagattccCGGGGGAAGCATTCAAGATTGTTTTCTTGTTAATGGTGTTTTGttctcaaaaaaagcttCGTCCAAATCTATGGACCGCTCGCTTCGTCGGCCTCGTATAGCTCTTTTAACTTTCAGTTTAGACTACGCTTGTGACGAACAGAGAATTTTATCCTTGGATTTAATCATCTCTCAGCAAGAAGAGTATATTATAAATCTTGTCAATAGAATCTGCATGCTTAAACCGAATCTAGTTTTTGCTCAGGGTCAAATCCCCAGTATTGCCTTGAAGTACTTTGAAGAACATGGCGTTATAGCCTTTCATGGACTTAAAGAATCAGTTTTATATGACATAGCTAGATGTTGTCGTGCAGACATAATATCGTCAATAGATAAATTGTCGCTTTGTCCTCGTCTTGGTACTTGCGGCAGGTTTCAACTCAGAACGTATGTTGTCGATGAAAACAAAGGGTTGAGGAAAACGTTTGCTATACTTGATCGCTGCTCGGAACGTTTAGGCTGCACCATAGTTCTAAGAGGAGCTGATTATAATCAGTTGAGCAAGGTCAAGAAGATTGTCGAACTTGTTGTTTTGATTGCATATCATATCAAACTTGAATGTGCCTTGTTAAGAGACAAATTTGTGAATATGCCGGagctttttgaaacaaCCTATCAAAGTTTGTCTAGGAAATCGTTGCCTTCGTTTGCCTCTACTGCAGCTGATAAAGAGAAAAGCCAAaatcatgaaaaaaaatctctgAACAGTGATAATCAAAGTTTGCGACCtttggaaaatgaaaatcaaaGTGTTTCTAGCACCCAAGGTAGCAACAGCCCGCTTGAGTTGATCAATAACTTACCAGCCTCAGATGACTATTCTTCTATTACCAAGGCTTTGAAAACCAGATTTTTAACGTTTTCACCCTTTTTATCAAAGCCTCTTCCACGTTTATTAAACCAAGTTAATTATTACCAGTTTATTCGTAACAAATTACTGAAAGATGTGAAGTTACATCCATACTCACCAACTGGCTCATTCGTAATGAAGCAGTCCGAAAATGACAATGTAGAAGAAAGTTACGAAGAGTCCTATAAATTCTTTTGTATTGATGAAcgttatcattttttagaaaagcaGTGGACACTTTATTACTCTCATTCAAAACTCATGTTTTCTCCATTTTCTTCTCAAAGgattattttgttatattCCATTATTAACAAGGAAACTTCTGTTCCTTGTATTGGCCCTGAACGTTGTCTATTAGAATTTTATCGAGAAACTGATTGCACTCTTGGTCAGTACATAGAGGACTCATGCTTGAATACCAATGTAAGTTGTGGAGGTGAGTATTGTAAAACGAATGATATGCTGTGGCATTACAGGAGTTATGTTCATGGAAATAGTCGGATCAGCGTTTTTTTGGAATCTTTTTCGTGCCCTGTCCCTGGTTTGGAAGAAAAGATAATTATGTGGAGTTACTGCAAATTCTGTAAAAAGAATACACACATTACTGTTATGTCTGAAGAAACATGGAAATATTCGTTTGGAAAATATCTTGAATTCATGTTCTATAATTCTCAAATAAGGGATCGCTTCGAATTCTGTGACCACAGTGTTATGGCACAACATGTTCATTATTTCGGTTATTGCAACATGGCTTTACGATTTCAAAGAGACCTAATAGAGATTTTTGAACTCTTCGTTCCATCGGTCACTTTACGAAATAATCCATCATATATTAAAGAGctgaaagaaaaggagtATAAACGTTTAAAAGGTGTCATTGAAAAATGCTTGTCTTCTGTTGCTTCAAGGATAAACCAAATAAAGTGCGATTGGGTTACTGATCCTGAGAAATTTGAGTCTTGTACAtctgaaatttcaaaatttcgCACTTTACTTTCAAGTGACTATACTGAATTGTATTCTGAATTTGATTCAATTTATCTTAATTCCTCAACTTCTGATTATTTATCACTAAACTCAATCCTGCGCGTCCTCCAGGGTAAAATGGTAAAATGGGAACAGCGCTTTCTTGACTATCAACGGCTGTATCTTCCATCTTACAAAGAGTTAAGTAAAATAGCAGCCGCTCAAATTAAGAAAGTGTTTCTGGAACGTCCATTAAGCCAAACCCCTTTAGATTTGCCAGAGACACTTGAGAATACTCAAATTGATATATATCCCTCCTTTAAAACTGAATCCACTGATGATCAACTCGAGAAAGTTACCCAAACTAATGTTGCTTCAAACAAGCGTGTTGCTCCGTATGCAGATAGTATGGCAAATGTTGGTTCTCCAGAATCTGATTGCTTTTCAGTAGCAACATCTTCCGATATTCCTAAAGCCAACATCGATTTTACCAATGATATTTCTACTCAGAACACTTTTCCAGCTTCTCCGGTCTCAAATTCAGGTTTCAGTAGACAAACGTATCCAAATATAAGCCAAAGACAAGGCGTTAATATGCTTTCTCATAAGCGGAAAAGTGCTAGTACCAGTGACAGGCGATTTGTCAATGCATCTTCAACAAGTGGGATGAACATGcctatttcttcttcaatatcTGCAAAAATTTCCAGTATACAGAATTCTACAAAATACTCACCCAGGAAGCCCATTCCAGCAAAAGATGTGCGGGTTAGCTCTTTAGTGCGTAGATTTGAAGAGCTAAGTTTACAATTacaagaaaagcaaaaacgAGATGAAGAATTAATAAAGGCTCGACGCAAGCGGGCTCTTCCTGTAGTCCCATCTAAGCCGGTAGTAGAAGTATTTAATGACCTTAATGAAGCAtttgatgatgaaaatTCCGAAGATGAGAATGGCATTAATGacacaaaagaaaatcgcGCTACCGAAAGCAATTTTTCTGGAGTTGATTCTATGAGCAAGGAGCGAGAAAATGTTTCTTCGAATGAAGACAATTCACCTGAAGCGTTTGAAgatatttttggaattcttttcaaaaatgaatcTGGCCTCGAAGAACAGCAAAACCTTGAACCTTCTAGTCAAATGGATAAAGAGGGATCAAAGTTGCCAACTTCTGGTCCTTTGGCTGACAAAACTTCAGTTTACAGGATTTTATCTGCATTTTGGAATGAATGGAACTCCCTCAATCCTCCACCTTTTGAATTTCCTCTACAACCTACAGAGCATATGTTTTCCGACTCAAATGTGATCATAAGGGAAGACGAACCTAGCTCCTTGATAAGTTTTACTCTTAGCTCTCCTGActatttatcaaaaatggtagaaattgaagataGCATGGACGAAGCTTTAACCAATCAAGGCTTACAAGGCTCGACGCAAttcaaaattgaaaacttaATGCTCAAACCAACGGGGACGCATTTGAAATACCAGTTTGAAGAAGGATCAGCAAGACTATCCTGTAAGGTCTTTTTCGCGGAACAATTTAGTGCTTTGCGAAGAGCTTGTGGCTGTGAGGAGACGTTTGTGACATCTCTAGCGAGATGTTCTCTTTGGGAATCTAGCGGTGGAAAATCTGGATcagcatttttaaaaactttcgATAAGAAATACATTCTCAAAGTTCTGTCAAGGTTGGAAAGTGACTCCTTGCTTAATTTTGCTCCAGCTTATTTTGATTACATATCTAAAGTTTTCTTTCACGAGTTGCCAACTGCATTGACTAAAATCTTTGGATTTTACCGCGTAGACATTCGAAATCCTACTACTGGTACAATCTGTAAGACTGATATAATGATTATGgaaaatgtattttatGATGAATGTCCGTCTAGAATATTTGATCTTAAAGGTTCCATGAGGAATCGACATGTAGAATCTACAGGGAAGGTAGATGAAGTATTGCTTGATGAAAATTTGGTTGAACTTATTTACGAATCTCCAATATTTGTTAGTGAACAACTAAAAAGTCTTTTGCATTCTTGCCTTTGGAATGATACATTGTTCCTCTCAAAACTCAATATCATGGATTACTCTTTAATTGTTGGTATTgattatacaaaaaaagaactttaTGTTGGAATAATTGATTTCATACGAACATACACTTGGGACAAAAAACTTGAAAGTTGGGTAAAGGAGAAAGGCTTAGTTGGTAGAGGTCCTGAACCAACAATTGTTACTCCAAAGCAATACAAAAATAGATTCCGAAAGGCTATGGATTGCTATATTTTAGCATCTCAGGATTTTGAGACTGGGGAAGGTTTTAAGTTTTGCGAATAG
- the hsp16 gene encoding heat shock protein Hsp16, which yields MSLQPFFGFPPTVNDLFSDFVSYSPRLNNQIPGELSPSIDVHEGKDTVSVDVELPGVKKEDVQVHYDSGKLTISGEVVNERKNESTEGNQRWSERRFGSFSRTITIPAKIDADRIEANFSNGLLTVTLPKVEKSQTKKQIAIK from the coding sequence atgtcttTGCAACCTTTTTTCGGCTTTCCCCCTACTGTCAACGACTTGTTCTCTGACTTTGTTAGTTACTCCCCTCGTTTGAACAACCAAATTCCTGGGGAGTTGTCTCCTTCGATTGATGTGCATGAGGGTAAAGACACTGTTAGCGTTGATGTAGAACTCCCTGGTGTTAAGAAAGAGGACGTTCAAGTCCATTATGATAGCGGAAAACTTACTATTTCTGGCGAAGTCGTCAATGAGAGAAAGAATGAAAGCACCGAGGGTAACCAACGCTGGTCAGAGCGTCGCTTTGGCTCATTCTCTCGTACCATTACTATTCCAGCCAAGATTGATGCAGATCGCATTGAGGCCAACTTCAGTAATGGCCTATTGACTGTCACCTTGCCCAAGGTCGAGAAGTCCCAAACTAAGAAACAAATTGCTATTAAGTAA
- the ric8 gene encoding synembryn ric8-like protein yields MELEAYIQSLGLGIESYSQSATQFHDEANQSFNIPISTIIKLKEACRELETSKVVAKSLNWSHLLRVISLLWEKDVSLELMKLLANCLRQVPSISVQIVHNESLKQLTTSVFEVRAPKVLSLISTFNDDLERRVVFMRFLFILLSTQTDDICLDMRQVRTQLIQMLKKMWTLNSSPSNNSQDNEMVLTEILRLLFPISKRSYLKEEDEQKILLLVIEIWASSLNNNPNSPLRWHATNALLSFNLQLLSLDQAIYVSEIACQTLQSILISREVEYLEKGLNLCFDIAAKYQNTLPPILAILLSLLSFFNIKQNLSMLLFPTNDDRKQSLQKGKSFRCLLLRLLTIPIVEPIGTYYASLLNELCDGDSQQIARIFGAGYAMGISQHSETMPFPSPLSKAASPVFQKNSRGQENTEENNLAIDPITGSMCTNRNKSQRLELSQEEKEREAERLFYLFQRLEKNSTIQVTNPIQQAVNSGFIDVVFCLIFQMSSESFIYHCYHSFVGPIHILLLMFSTFKFHEILHFIKISKAS; encoded by the exons ATGGAATTGGAAGCTTATATCCAAAGTTTGGGGTTAGGAATAGAAAGCTATTCACAAAGTGCTACACAATTTCATGACGAAGCAAACCAAAGTTTTAACATACCCATCTCTactattattaaattaaaagaagcttGTAGAGAATTGGAAACATCAAAAGTAGTTGCAAAATCTTTG AATTGGAGCCATCTACTTAGAGTCATAAGTTTATTATGGGAAAAGGATGTTTCACTTgaattgatgaaattgttAGCAAATTGCTTGAGACAGGTACCCAGTATTTCAGTACAAATTGTACACAATGAGTCCTTAAAACAACTCACTACCTCTGTTTTCGAAGTAAGAGCCCCAAAAGTTTTATCACTGATTTCAACCTTT AATGACGATTTGGAGAGAAGAGTTGTTTTCATGcgttttttattcattctCCTATCTACACAAACCGATGATATTTGCTTAGATATGCGACAGGTTAGAACTCAGTTAATACAG atgttgaagaaaatgtgGACACTAAATAGCTCGCCCTCTAATAATAGCCAAGATAACGAAATGGTTTTAACTGAAATTTTGAGGCTGCTTTTTCCAATTAGCAAACGTTCATACTTAAAGGAGGAAGACGAACAAAA AATTCTTCTACTTGTAATTGAAATTTGGGCCAGttctttaaataacaaTCCTAATTCGCCGCTTCGATGGCATGCTACCAATGCTCTACTATCTTTCAATCTGCAGCTGCTCTCCCTTGACCAAGCCATTTATGTTTCTGAAATTGCTTGTCAAACTTTACAATCCATACTTATTTCCCGCGAAGTAGAATACCTAGAAAAGGGCCTAAATTTGTGCTTTGACATAGCAGCAAAGTATCAAAATACTCTGCCACCGATTTTAGCAATTCTgctttctcttctttcattttttaacattaaaCAGAACCTTTCTATGCTATTATTTCCAACTAACGATGATCGCAAACAGAGTCTTCAAAAGGGTAAAAGCTTCCGTTGCCTTTTACTGAGACTTTTAACTATACCAATTGTTGAGCCCATTGGCACTTACTACGCGTCCCTTTTAAATGAACTATGCGACGGGGATTCACAGCAAATTGCACGAATATTTGGAGCTGGATATGCGATGGGTATCTCACAACATTCCGAAACTATGCCATTTCCTAGCCCACTTTCAAAAGCCGCTTCACCAGTATTCCAGAAAAATTCAAGGGGCCAAGAAAATACTGAAGAAAATAACCTTGCAATCGATCCTATTACTGGGAGTATGTGCacaaatagaaataaatcTCAAAGACTTGAGTTAAGCCAAGAAGAGAAAGAGCGAGAAGCAGAAAGATTATTCTATTTGTTTCAACG cttggaaaaaaatagtacTATTCAAGTTACTAATCCTATCCAACAAGCTGTAAATAGCGGCTT tATAGACGTTGTCTTTTGtcttatttttcaaatgagTTCGGAGAGTTTCATATATCATTGTTATCATAGTTTTGTTGGACCTATACATATTTTACTGTTAATGTTTTCcacttttaaatttcatgaaattcttcattttatcaaaattagCAAAGCAAGTTAG
- the mic60 gene encoding MICOS complex subunit Mic60: MNRQLRTVKSCFSLQKTHQYRSFWIQSSLRALPPDVKQNKTEPIPFVPKPEEGSSNKSNSSKFRKRFLLLFLLGITGYSCSVVYCFKDPNFYDYFAEHTPFGKQVLYNVEQSWIGYKYLGGNRIKVDDSSPKLKQNSNNISKKQNSSRNDDTKVKKDTTIERPESLVVEIVDLPSEVTKDTAEESVWKDIGLDQETGLSVTAIPIITETLDHAHEQEIKDQSLRFESSLNEANELHGKLSKIQQEQEHLFEQRLREKVSEMESKLEALLIARDEKWQSAFESEKLRLQKLHEARLQQELFKLASVFESKLKNELTEQAITLEKLHLQSIKAQVEQERGSRLGRLQELRNSFQQLQELVRVVLHENGRVTRLVDVSNTLDDLNKDMRFHKLSEVRQHVNTLKEATKDDELAALASRVIEKIVDSGPILDKEELQTKFDTLSKEIYKTCFLTTESGFFGHLKSIILSQLPAAVFKSPDIVSVKKTLEDARSHLLKDDLDGSVRALLSLSQWPRALSRDWINACRRRMELQQAIEIIKASATLSSQLEDAQQA; encoded by the exons ATGAATCGACAGCTTAGAACTGTTAAaagttgcttttctttacaGAAAACGCACCAATATCGT TCGTTTTGGATCCAATCCAGCTTAAGGGCATTACCTCCTGATGTGAAGCAAAACAAGACGGAACCAATTCCGTTTGTACCAAAACCAGAGGAAGGTTCATCAAATAAATCGAATTCCTCTAAATTTCGTAAAagatttcttcttctctttcttttaggCATAACTGGCTATTCATGCAGCGTCGTTTATTGCTTTAAAGAcccaaatttttatgaCTACTTTGCTGAGCATACTCCTTTTGGTAAGCAAGTGCTATATAACGTCGAGCAATCATGGATAGGATACAAATATTTAGGCGGTAACAGAATAAAAGTCGATGATTCATCCCCTAAATTGAAGCAGAACTCCAATAATATATCtaagaaacaaaattcTAGTAGGAACGACGATACCAAGGTGAAAAAAGATACAACTATAGAACGACCCGAGTCTTTAGTTGTGGAAATAGTGGATTTACCTTCTGAAGTGACTAAGGATACTGCAGAAGAATCTGTATGGAAAGATATTGGATTGGATCAAGAAACTGGTCTTTCAGTAACTGCCATACCCATCATTACTGAAACTTTAGATCATGCTCATGAACAAGAAATAAAGGATCAGTCATTAAGATTTGAATCTTCATTAAACGAAGCTAATGAGTTGCATGGCAAGCTTTCGAAAATTCAGCAAGAGCAAGAGCATCTTTTTGAGCAACGTCTTCGTGAGAAAGTTAGTGAAATGGAAAGTAAGTTGGAAGCTTTGCTTATAGCGAGAGACGAAAAATGGCAATCTGCCTTTGAGTCTGAGAAACTACGACTTCAAAAACTTCATGAAGCTCGTCTACAACAAGAGCTTTTCAAGCTTGCAAGTGTTTTTGAATCCAAGCTGAAAAATGAACTTACTGAGCAAGCTATCACGTTGGAGAAATTACACTTACAATCTATTAAAGCCCAGGTCGAACAAGAACGTGGTTCAAGGTTGGGACGTTTACAAGAGTTAAGAAATTCATTCCAGCAATTGCAAGAACTAGTTAGAGTTGTTTTACATGAAAACGGCCGTGTAACTAGATTAGTTGATGTTAGCAATACTCTAGATGATTTGAACAAAGACATGCGTTTCCATAAACTTTCTGAAGTTCGTCAACACGTAAATACATTAAAAGAAGCCACTAAAGATGATGAGTTGGCTGCTTTAGCATCACGTGTTATTGAGAAAATTGTGGACTCCGGGCCGATCTTAGACAAAGAAGAGCTGCAGACGAAGTTTGACACGTTATCAAAGgaaatttacaaaaccTGTTTCCTCACTACAGAAAGTGGATTTTTTGGTCATTTGAAGAGCATCATACTGTCTCAACTTCCCGCTGCTGTATTTAAGTCTCCTGATATTGTTTCTGTGAAAAAAACGCTGGAAGACGCTCGTTCTCATCTATTAAAAGATGATCTTGATGGCTCTGTTCGTGCTCTTTTATCACTTTCACAGTGGCCTCGTGCTCTTTCTCGAGATTGGATAAATGCGTGTCGTCGCCGTATGGAACTGCAGCAAGCCATAGAG ATCATCAAGGCATCTGCTACTCTTTCTTCACAACTTGAAGACGCCCAACAAGCATAG